In Oscillatoria acuminata PCC 6304, a single window of DNA contains:
- a CDS encoding class I SAM-dependent methyltransferase: MPNSEQITAAVRQLYDTYPFPPEALLDEPPPGYNWRWTWPAAYAFCTGRKPATQAVRILDAGCGTGVGTEYLVHLNPEAQITGIDLSGGALEVARDRCRRSGASRVEFHHLSIYDVAQLEGEFDHINCVGVLHHLPDPIRGIQALATKLAPGGIMHIFVYAELGRWEIQLMQQAIALLQGEKSGDYQEGVKIGRKVFAALPENNRLVKREKERWSMENHRDANFADMYLHPQEIDYNIDTLFELIDASGLEFLGFSNPDYWDIERLLGQDSELMVEAQKLGDRARYRLIELLDPEITHYEFFLTRPPLVKMDWENDQALLKAIPEVSLCLQGWPSQHLFDYNYQLVTLSEDEFEFMKGCDANSQKGEGTKTVGEILAGGKLDLEGVRSLQKRQLILLSPSS, from the coding sequence ATGCCGAACTCTGAACAGATTACTGCTGCGGTTAGACAACTTTATGATACTTATCCGTTTCCCCCGGAAGCCCTCCTGGATGAACCGCCGCCGGGGTACAATTGGCGCTGGACTTGGCCTGCTGCCTATGCCTTCTGCACCGGGCGCAAACCGGCAACTCAGGCGGTGCGGATTTTGGATGCGGGATGCGGGACGGGTGTGGGAACGGAATATTTGGTGCATCTGAACCCGGAGGCGCAGATTACGGGGATTGATTTAAGTGGGGGGGCCTTAGAGGTGGCGCGCGATCGCTGTCGGCGTTCTGGGGCCTCTCGGGTGGAGTTCCATCATCTCAGTATTTATGACGTGGCGCAACTGGAAGGGGAATTTGACCATATTAATTGTGTCGGGGTGTTGCATCACCTCCCGGATCCCATTCGGGGGATTCAGGCGTTAGCGACGAAGTTGGCCCCTGGGGGAATTATGCATATTTTTGTGTATGCGGAGTTAGGACGCTGGGAAATTCAACTGATGCAACAGGCGATCGCGCTGCTGCAAGGGGAGAAATCCGGTGACTATCAAGAAGGGGTTAAAATTGGGCGGAAAGTGTTTGCGGCATTACCGGAAAATAACCGTTTGGTGAAGCGAGAAAAAGAACGATGGTCGATGGAAAATCACCGGGATGCCAATTTTGCCGATATGTATCTACATCCCCAAGAGATTGACTATAACATCGATACGTTGTTTGAGTTGATTGATGCATCGGGGTTAGAGTTTTTGGGGTTCTCGAATCCGGATTATTGGGATATTGAGCGGTTGTTAGGTCAGGATTCGGAGTTGATGGTAGAGGCGCAAAAGTTAGGCGATCGGGCCCGATATCGACTGATTGAACTGTTAGATCCAGAAATCACCCATTATGAGTTTTTCCTCACCCGTCCTCCCCTAGTTAAAATGGACTGGGAGAATGACCAAGCCTTGTTAAAAGCAATTCCCGAAGTGAGCCTCTGTTTACAAGGATGGCCCTCACAACATTTATTTGATTACAACTATCAACTCGTGACTTTATCCGAGGATGAGTTTGAGTTTATGAAAGGCTGTGATGCCAATTCCCAGAAAGGGGAGGGGACGAAAACCGTTGGAGAGATTTTGGCAGGAGGGAAATTGGATTTAGAGGGAGTCAGAAGTCTGCAAAAACGGCAACTGATTTTACTTAGTCCTTCTAGTTGA
- a CDS encoding BrnA antitoxin family protein encodes MNNKFTSSNSQTDWNRLDQMTDEEIDFSDCPEITPEMVAKAVVRRGLPNSQTTTQVTLSIDSDVLDWFKSQGQSYQTEINRLLRSYMEAQQ; translated from the coding sequence ATGAACAACAAATTTACTTCGAGCAATTCTCAAACTGACTGGAACCGCTTAGACCAGATGACTGATGAAGAAATTGATTTTTCTGATTGTCCAGAAATTACGCCCGAAATGGTTGCTAAGGCAGTAGTTAGGCGAGGTTTACCTAATTCTCAGACGACAACTCAAGTCACTTTAAGTATTGATAGTGATGTTTTAGATTGGTTTAAATCTCAAGGTCAGAGTTATCAGACTGAGATTAATCGTTTACTGCGATCGTATATGGAAGCCCAGCAATAG
- a CDS encoding HepT-like ribonuclease domain-containing protein, with the protein MRSDREKLLDMLEAIERIERYAVQGRSAFEENELIQTWFTQNLQIIGEAARALTSEIRNQHPEIPWTKIIGMRNILAHNYFEIDFDMVWVVVEQELPSLKQSIENIMQFLEHPE; encoded by the coding sequence ATGAGAAGCGATCGCGAAAAATTACTTGATATGTTGGAAGCAATAGAACGCATTGAGAGATATGCCGTTCAGGGGCGATCGGCATTTGAGGAAAATGAACTCATCCAGACTTGGTTTACACAAAACCTCCAAATCATCGGAGAAGCTGCCCGGGCGCTGACTTCAGAAATCAGAAACCAGCATCCAGAAATACCCTGGACAAAAATCATCGGAATGCGAAATATATTAGCTCACAACTACTTTGAAATTGACTTTGATATGGTTTGGGTTGTCGTAGAGCAAGAACTTCCATCGCTCAAGCAAAGCATAGAAAATATTATGCAATTCTTAGAACACCCTGAATAA
- a CDS encoding DUF4007 family protein: MIQTSLNRHIIDPPQSVNPVFARHETFHPRFGWLKKGFDKAKEDPGVFLAEDAPVRLGVGKNMVRSIRYWCKVFKLLADDRPTEFGYNLLEDDGWDPFLEDPASLWLLHWNLLKPPCDAAAWHYTFNQFRRVEFSQNDLFLAVSDYGQTLKKNIAESSINKDVSCILRMYVKQRSQTKVSEDSIDCPFTELGLIHTAGDSKYYTFRVNQKRNLPAEIVVAACLEYADWVGHGQRTIALSRLLYDSGSPGMVFKLPESAVCEAIERVARQWKAVALSESAGLIQFSFNEDPEVLAKDIIERYYNLRRGGNNND; the protein is encoded by the coding sequence GTGATTCAAACCAGCCTCAACCGTCATATCATCGACCCCCCCCAAAGCGTGAATCCGGTTTTTGCCCGTCATGAAACCTTTCACCCTCGGTTTGGCTGGCTGAAAAAGGGTTTTGACAAAGCGAAGGAAGATCCCGGGGTATTTTTGGCCGAGGATGCGCCAGTGCGTCTCGGGGTGGGGAAAAATATGGTGCGATCGATTCGCTACTGGTGCAAAGTGTTTAAGCTGTTGGCAGACGATCGCCCCACGGAATTCGGCTACAACCTTTTAGAAGATGACGGCTGGGACCCGTTTTTGGAGGATCCGGCATCCCTGTGGTTGCTGCACTGGAATTTGCTCAAACCCCCCTGCGACGCGGCGGCATGGCATTACACCTTTAATCAGTTTCGTCGGGTGGAATTTTCCCAAAATGATTTGTTTTTGGCAGTGTCTGACTATGGACAAACCCTGAAAAAGAATATTGCCGAATCTTCAATTAATAAAGATGTTAGCTGCATTCTGCGGATGTATGTCAAACAGCGATCGCAGACGAAAGTCAGTGAAGATTCCATCGACTGTCCCTTTACAGAATTGGGATTGATTCATACCGCCGGTGACTCCAAATATTACACCTTCCGCGTGAATCAAAAGCGGAATTTACCCGCAGAAATTGTCGTTGCCGCTTGTTTGGAATATGCAGATTGGGTGGGACATGGACAGCGCACGATCGCCCTATCTCGCCTGCTTTATGATAGCGGTAGCCCCGGGATGGTCTTTAAGTTGCCCGAGAGTGCAGTCTGTGAGGCGATCGAACGAGTAGCGCGTCAGTGGAAGGCAGTCGCTTTGTCTGAATCTGCCGGATTAATTCAATTTTCTTTTAACGAAGATCCCGAAGTCTTGGCAAAGGATATTATAGAACGGTACTACAATTTAAGACGAGGCGGAAACAACAATGACTAA
- a CDS encoding Uma2 family endonuclease, with product MQLQPQIYPPLENGDRLSYREFERRYAAMPTDQKAELIEGVVYMASPLRFTTHAEPHGLIITWLGVYKAATPSTAMGIEPTLRLDSDNEFQPDGVLLIPGGSSQLTSEGYIQGAPELVVEIAASSAAIDLGDKKRVYRRNGVQEYLVWQIFDQKLDWFYLEEGVYQSLSPNEQGILCSRVFPGLWLNGTQLLQNNLAAVLETLQAGLASPEHQAFIS from the coding sequence ATGCAACTTCAACCTCAAATCTATCCGCCCTTGGAAAATGGCGATCGCCTCAGCTACCGAGAATTTGAGCGACGTTACGCCGCCATGCCTACGGATCAGAAAGCCGAATTAATTGAAGGAGTCGTTTATATGGCATCACCCCTACGGTTTACCACCCATGCAGAACCCCACGGTCTGATCATCACCTGGTTAGGGGTTTACAAAGCCGCTACCCCCTCCACCGCAATGGGTATTGAACCCACCCTTCGCCTCGACTCGGACAACGAATTTCAACCCGATGGAGTGTTATTGATTCCAGGGGGAAGTTCTCAACTCACCTCAGAAGGCTACATCCAAGGCGCACCGGAATTAGTGGTGGAAATTGCAGCCAGTAGTGCGGCGATCGATTTAGGGGATAAAAAACGGGTGTATCGGCGCAATGGGGTGCAAGAATATCTAGTTTGGCAAATCTTCGACCAAAAACTAGATTGGTTTTATCTGGAAGAGGGTGTTTATCAGTCTCTTTCTCCCAATGAACAGGGGATTTTGTGCAGTCGAGTGTTTCCTGGTTTATGGTTAAACGGAACGCAATTGTTACAAAATAATCTCGCCGCCGTTTTGGAAACCCTACAAGCGGGATTGGCATCCCCAGAACATCAAGCCTTTATCAGTTAA
- a CDS encoding phycobilisome rod-core linker polypeptide, whose amino-acid sequence MTVKASGGSSVARPQLYQTVPVAAISQAEQQDRFLGKSELTELQTFFQSGTKRLEIAEVLTKNSELIVSRAANRIFTGGSPMAFLEKPKEPMVINAPIGANQDTKQGMMLGTTTYVESKGGFLEGLRNIFSSSSGPIPSGFQPINIARYGPGNMTKSLRDLSWFLRYVTYAMVAGDPNIISVNVRGLREIIERACSSSATLVALQEMKAASLGYFKQDEVSRTLIAEYFEVLITEFKAPTPSDKVRQTGSSDKQGLQLPQIYFIASERRQKFVMKTGLSSSEKEEVIKAAYRQVFERDITRAYSLSVSYLESQVKNGTISTKEFIRRLGLSPLYRQQFYEKFVNSRVVELAHRHFLGRALSSREEFNKYFAIVSQGGLAALVNALVDSQEYSDYFGEETVPYLRGLGQEAQECRNWGPQFDLFNYSAPFRKVPQFITLFADYNRPLPDQHAYGVGNDPLEIQFGAIFPKETRNPKNRPAPFGKDTRRILIHRGPGINNQLSNPAARGMSPGSLGAKAIKLDQIPSGQKQYGQRGGVKSVQGVSVKYSESSTQGVITAAYRQVFGRDVYDAQRLKLDEIKLENGDITLREFIRALAKSDVFRNLYWSSLYVCKAIEYIHRRLLGRPTYGRQEMNAYFDICSKKGFYALVDAMIDSKEYEEAFGEDTIPYERYLTPGGQALRSLRVGTIGDKNLKVEKDEPSRFIELGTVPERSIPEIENRIGQGVGKRREQTKMFKLTNRTPVEAQAVIQAAYRQIFERDLDPYVIKNEFSVIESKLRNGEITVKEFIEGLGNSKLYVKQFYTPYPNTKVIELGTKHFLGRAPLNQQEIRKYNQILATQGIRGFISAMVNSMEYLQAFNEDTVPYRRFPTLPAANFPNTEKLYNQLTKQNKDLVVPSFDPVNSTMDPTKGPLMASAMASQAAHKLDVVQVGRSVSGVMPQRSTASKVARIYRVTEHKDPVEMESAIDAIYRQVMDIYSEEIPAEFRLNHAEAQLIRGEISVRQFVGQLASSEAYEARFVKPYPSLKAAELLCRHLLGRTPATPEVAESEQLLTESGLAAAVTTLVEGAEYNRYFGENVVPYPRA is encoded by the coding sequence ATGACTGTAAAGGCAAGTGGTGGAAGCTCAGTTGCGCGTCCGCAGCTCTATCAAACCGTACCCGTTGCGGCCATTTCCCAAGCGGAACAGCAAGACCGCTTTTTGGGAAAAAGCGAACTGACCGAACTCCAGACATTTTTCCAATCCGGAACCAAACGGCTGGAGATTGCTGAAGTTCTGACCAAAAATTCAGAACTGATCGTATCCCGTGCCGCCAACCGGATTTTCACAGGTGGATCGCCAATGGCGTTCCTAGAGAAGCCCAAAGAACCGATGGTGATTAATGCCCCCATCGGTGCGAATCAAGACACCAAACAGGGCATGATGCTCGGAACCACCACCTATGTGGAAAGCAAAGGTGGGTTCTTAGAAGGCTTGCGGAACATTTTCAGTTCCTCTAGCGGTCCCATCCCCTCCGGATTCCAACCGATTAATATTGCTCGGTATGGTCCCGGAAACATGACCAAATCTCTGCGGGATTTAAGCTGGTTCCTCCGTTATGTGACCTACGCAATGGTCGCTGGAGACCCGAACATCATTTCCGTGAACGTGCGCGGTTTGCGGGAAATCATTGAACGAGCCTGTTCTTCTTCGGCAACCCTAGTTGCATTGCAAGAAATGAAGGCAGCATCCTTGGGCTACTTCAAACAGGATGAAGTCAGCCGGACCCTAATCGCTGAATATTTCGAGGTTTTGATTACCGAATTCAAAGCCCCGACGCCTTCGGATAAAGTCCGTCAAACCGGCAGCAGTGACAAACAAGGCTTGCAATTGCCGCAAATCTACTTCATCGCTTCCGAACGTCGTCAGAAGTTCGTCATGAAGACGGGACTCTCGTCCTCGGAAAAAGAAGAGGTGATCAAAGCTGCTTATCGGCAAGTCTTTGAGCGGGATATTACTCGCGCCTACAGCTTGAGCGTCTCTTACCTGGAATCTCAGGTGAAGAACGGCACTATCTCGACGAAAGAGTTTATCCGGCGCTTGGGTCTGTCTCCCCTGTATCGGCAGCAGTTTTATGAAAAGTTTGTCAACAGCCGTGTGGTGGAATTGGCACACCGTCATTTCCTCGGTCGTGCTCTGAGTTCTCGCGAGGAGTTTAACAAATACTTTGCGATCGTGTCCCAAGGGGGTTTAGCCGCTTTGGTGAACGCCCTAGTCGATTCTCAGGAATATTCTGATTATTTCGGCGAGGAGACAGTCCCTTACCTGCGCGGTTTGGGCCAAGAGGCCCAAGAGTGCCGGAACTGGGGACCTCAGTTTGACCTGTTTAATTACAGCGCACCGTTCCGCAAGGTTCCCCAATTTATCACCCTGTTTGCGGACTACAATCGGCCTCTGCCGGATCAACACGCCTATGGTGTGGGGAATGACCCTCTGGAAATCCAGTTTGGGGCGATCTTCCCGAAAGAAACCCGCAATCCGAAAAACCGTCCGGCACCGTTTGGCAAAGATACTCGCCGGATCCTGATTCATCGAGGTCCTGGCATCAACAACCAACTGAGCAATCCAGCAGCGCGGGGTATGTCTCCGGGTTCTCTGGGTGCGAAGGCGATCAAACTGGATCAAATCCCCAGTGGACAGAAACAGTATGGTCAGCGCGGTGGGGTCAAATCCGTGCAAGGGGTGAGTGTTAAATACTCGGAAAGTTCGACTCAAGGGGTGATTACGGCAGCCTATCGCCAAGTGTTTGGCCGGGATGTCTATGATGCTCAACGGCTGAAGTTAGACGAGATTAAGCTGGAAAACGGGGATATTACTCTGCGCGAGTTTATCCGGGCTCTGGCGAAGTCTGATGTGTTCCGGAATCTGTATTGGAGTTCGCTTTATGTTTGTAAGGCGATCGAATACATTCACCGCCGTTTGTTAGGTCGCCCGACCTACGGACGTCAGGAAATGAATGCTTACTTTGATATTTGCTCCAAGAAGGGTTTCTATGCTCTTGTTGACGCGATGATCGATAGTAAGGAGTACGAGGAAGCCTTTGGGGAAGATACGATTCCTTATGAGCGCTATCTGACTCCGGGGGGTCAAGCCTTGCGATCGCTCCGAGTTGGCACGATCGGCGACAAGAACCTCAAAGTCGAGAAAGACGAACCCTCTCGCTTTATCGAACTCGGCACTGTTCCCGAGCGATCGATCCCCGAAATCGAAAACCGCATCGGCCAAGGGGTTGGCAAACGCCGCGAACAAACCAAGATGTTCAAGCTCACCAACCGCACTCCGGTGGAAGCCCAAGCAGTCATTCAAGCTGCTTACCGCCAAATTTTCGAGCGCGACCTCGATCCTTATGTGATCAAGAACGAGTTCAGCGTCATCGAAAGCAAACTGCGGAACGGTGAAATTACCGTTAAGGAGTTTATTGAAGGATTGGGGAATTCCAAGCTGTATGTCAAGCAGTTCTATACCCCCTATCCGAACACCAAGGTAATCGAACTGGGAACTAAGCATTTCTTAGGTCGTGCACCGCTGAACCAGCAGGAAATTCGCAAGTATAACCAAATTCTGGCGACCCAAGGGATCCGAGGATTTATCTCGGCAATGGTCAACAGTATGGAGTACCTGCAAGCGTTTAACGAGGATACGGTTCCGTATCGTCGCTTCCCGACCCTGCCTGCGGCGAACTTCCCGAATACGGAGAAGCTGTATAACCAGTTGACGAAGCAGAATAAAGACTTGGTAGTGCCAAGTTTTGATCCGGTCAACTCGACGATGGACCCGACCAAAGGCCCGCTGATGGCGAGTGCAATGGCATCCCAAGCAGCACATAAATTGGATGTGGTGCAAGTGGGACGGTCTGTGAGTGGGGTGATGCCGCAACGGTCTACGGCGAGCAAAGTGGCGCGGATTTATCGCGTGACGGAGCATAAAGACCCGGTGGAGATGGAAAGTGCGATCGATGCCATCTATCGTCAGGTGATGGATATCTACAGTGAAGAAATTCCCGCAGAATTCCGCCTGAATCACGCCGAAGCACAACTGATTCGCGGCGAAATCTCGGTCCGTCAGTTTGTGGGTCAGTTGGCCAGTTCTGAAGCCTACGAAGCTCGGTTTGTCAAGCCTTACCCGAGTTTAAAAGCGGCTGAATTACTCTGCCGTCACCTCTTGGGCCGCACTCCTGCAACCCCTGAAGTGGCTGAGTCTGAGCAACTGCTAACGGAAAGCGGTTTAGCCGCAGCAGTGACGACATTGGTAGAAGGTGCGGAATATAATCGCTATTTTGGCGAGAATGTTGTGCCTTATCCTCGTGCCTAG
- a CDS encoding BrnT family toxin — protein sequence MFDGDIVTVEDDRFNYGEQRLVNFGLLQGRVIAFVHTE from the coding sequence GTGTTTGATGGAGATATCGTAACGGTTGAAGATGACCGATTCAATTATGGAGAGCAAAGATTGGTGAATTTTGGTTTGTTGCAAGGGCGAGTGATCGCTTTTGTCCATACAGAATAA
- a CDS encoding nucleotidyltransferase family protein produces MNLQERLQEKRAEILALAAKYGASNIRVFGSVARGEADADSDVDFLVEMQPGRSLLDMGGLLMELQELLGCRVDIMTEKGLRRRIRQQVLGEAIPL; encoded by the coding sequence ATGAATTTGCAAGAGCGACTGCAAGAGAAACGAGCGGAAATTTTGGCATTAGCCGCGAAGTATGGAGCCAGCAATATCCGTGTTTTTGGCTCGGTGGCAAGAGGGGAAGCAGATGCGGATAGTGATGTGGATTTTTTGGTGGAAATGCAGCCCGGACGGAGCTTGCTAGATATGGGTGGACTGCTGATGGAACTCCAAGAGTTACTAGGCTGCCGCGTTGATATTATGACGGAGAAGGGGTTACGTCGTAGAATTCGCCAACAAGTCCTAGGGGAAGCGATACCGTTATGA